One window of Roseisolibacter agri genomic DNA carries:
- a CDS encoding M14 family zinc carboxypeptidase, producing MTQGSLRARRPALTVLATTAALAASAPALANAQHALAPNDGVAYDPAVPTPQSVLGYPLGERFTPHHLLARYVERVALAAPGRVRLDTVGRTFEGREVLRVVVASETNRRRLDEIQADARRMQDPRLLSAADRAALEKRLPAIVWLGFTVHGNEASGAEAGMGVLYRLAAGRDAETRAILDSTVVLLDPLQNPDGHERHAQDVMRKRSAFGAPVDPAATIHSGSWPGPRGSHYYFDLNRDWYTQSHPETRARVATMLAWMPHVAADLHEMGTNSTYYFPPPADPVHKMMPPLAVNGWNAFAAGNAAAFDAKGWAYFRRERYDEFYPGFGESWPLLAGAVGMTYEQASSAGGAIRRTDGTILTLTDAASHHYAAAWATLKTAAATRAARVHDFAESRLSAITDAVRGGVGTGLTTIRSVVIPRDQQGRADSLAAQLMANGIEVRQTRAATTLADATPLWSGGPGAVSVPVGAYVVDLAQPQGRMARALLEPEAVLDSSFVKEEFESRRTGQLDRFYDVTAWALPYTWRVRAWATRGPVASEVVTVAPRFAGEGAPARGSYGYAFAPGSEASLRLLGALLADSVRVWFAPNAFSVGGARFPRGAFLVRSAANDSGVHAKVARRAQEAGAQVAPLSTGLVTTGTDLGSGSVVPVRTPRVAMLAGDGVGGQSFGWAWYAFDQRLRYPTTPIDGGAVSGGALSRFDVLVVPSTSAGALDRVLGDAGRERVQQWVRAGGVLITLDEATAWLATERTGLSRLRARRDSTRADGEPGAPLPPRIPGAAVRVLGDSLSPLLAGVEDREFPVLANGATVYTVPRDVRPGELVARHAPAARVRIAGFFWPESAARIGGAPWLWTERVGQGRVIGFAGDPNMRDQWRGLLPLFGNAVFLGSTF from the coding sequence ATGACCCAAGGATCTCTCCGCGCTCGGCGCCCGGCGCTCACCGTCCTCGCGACCACGGCGGCGCTCGCCGCATCGGCGCCCGCCCTCGCGAACGCACAGCACGCGCTCGCCCCGAACGATGGCGTCGCCTACGATCCCGCCGTCCCCACGCCGCAGTCCGTGCTCGGCTACCCGCTGGGCGAGCGGTTCACGCCGCACCACCTGCTCGCGCGCTACGTCGAGCGCGTCGCGCTCGCGGCACCGGGGCGCGTGCGCCTCGACACCGTCGGCCGCACGTTCGAGGGGCGCGAGGTGCTGCGCGTCGTCGTCGCGAGCGAGACGAACCGCCGCCGGCTGGACGAGATCCAGGCCGACGCGCGCCGCATGCAGGATCCGCGGCTGCTGAGCGCGGCCGACCGCGCGGCGCTGGAGAAGCGGCTGCCCGCGATCGTCTGGCTCGGCTTCACCGTGCACGGCAACGAGGCGTCGGGCGCCGAGGCGGGGATGGGCGTCCTGTATCGCCTCGCGGCGGGGCGCGACGCGGAGACGCGCGCAATCCTCGACAGCACCGTCGTGCTGCTCGACCCGCTGCAGAACCCGGACGGCCACGAGCGCCACGCGCAGGACGTGATGCGCAAGCGCTCCGCCTTCGGCGCGCCGGTCGATCCCGCCGCGACGATCCACAGCGGCTCGTGGCCCGGGCCGCGCGGGAGCCACTACTACTTCGATCTCAACCGCGACTGGTACACGCAGTCGCACCCCGAGACGCGGGCGCGCGTGGCGACGATGCTGGCGTGGATGCCGCACGTCGCCGCGGACCTGCACGAGATGGGCACCAACAGCACGTACTACTTCCCGCCGCCGGCGGATCCGGTGCACAAGATGATGCCGCCGCTCGCGGTGAACGGCTGGAACGCGTTCGCCGCCGGCAATGCCGCCGCCTTCGACGCGAAGGGGTGGGCGTACTTCCGCCGCGAGCGCTACGACGAGTTCTATCCGGGCTTCGGCGAGAGCTGGCCGCTGCTCGCGGGCGCGGTGGGCATGACGTACGAGCAGGCGTCGAGCGCGGGCGGCGCGATCCGCCGCACGGACGGCACGATCCTCACGCTGACCGATGCCGCCTCGCACCACTACGCGGCCGCGTGGGCGACGCTGAAGACGGCGGCCGCCACGCGCGCGGCGCGCGTGCACGACTTCGCGGAGTCGCGCCTGAGCGCGATCACCGACGCGGTGCGCGGCGGCGTGGGCACGGGGCTGACGACGATCCGCAGCGTCGTCATCCCGCGCGACCAGCAGGGGCGCGCCGACTCGCTGGCCGCGCAGCTGATGGCGAACGGCATCGAGGTGCGGCAGACGCGCGCCGCGACCACGCTCGCCGACGCGACGCCGCTGTGGAGCGGCGGCCCGGGCGCGGTGAGCGTGCCGGTGGGCGCGTACGTGGTGGACCTCGCGCAGCCGCAGGGCCGCATGGCGCGCGCGCTGCTGGAGCCGGAGGCGGTGCTCGACTCGTCGTTCGTGAAGGAGGAGTTCGAGAGCCGCCGCACGGGGCAGCTCGACCGGTTCTACGACGTGACCGCGTGGGCGCTGCCGTACACGTGGCGCGTGCGCGCGTGGGCGACGCGTGGCCCGGTCGCGTCGGAGGTCGTCACGGTCGCGCCGCGCTTCGCGGGCGAGGGCGCGCCGGCGCGCGGCAGCTACGGCTACGCCTTCGCGCCCGGCAGTGAGGCGTCGCTGCGCCTGCTCGGCGCGTTGCTCGCGGACAGCGTGCGCGTCTGGTTCGCGCCGAACGCGTTCAGCGTGGGCGGCGCGCGCTTCCCGCGCGGCGCCTTCCTGGTGCGCAGCGCCGCGAACGACAGCGGCGTGCACGCGAAGGTGGCGCGCCGCGCGCAGGAGGCCGGCGCGCAGGTCGCGCCCCTCTCCACCGGCCTGGTGACGACGGGCACGGACCTCGGTTCGGGCAGCGTGGTCCCGGTGCGCACGCCGCGCGTCGCGATGCTCGCGGGCGACGGCGTCGGCGGCCAGTCGTTCGGGTGGGCGTGGTACGCGTTCGACCAGCGTCTGCGCTACCCGACGACGCCGATCGACGGCGGCGCGGTGTCGGGCGGCGCGCTGTCGCGCTTCGACGTGCTGGTGGTGCCCTCGACGTCGGCGGGCGCGCTGGACCGCGTGCTGGGCGACGCGGGGCGCGAGCGGGTGCAGCAGTGGGTGCGCGCGGGCGGCGTGCTGATCACGCTCGACGAGGCGACGGCGTGGCTGGCGACGGAGCGCACGGGGCTCTCGCGGCTGCGCGCGCGTCGCGACAGCACGCGCGCCGACGGCGAGCCGGGCGCGCCGCTGCCGCCGCGCATCCCGGGCGCCGCGGTGCGCGTGCTCGGCGACTCGCTGTCGCCGCTGCTGGCCGGCGTGGAGGACCGCGAGTTCCCGGTGCTGGCCAACGGTGCGACGGTGTACACGGTGCCGCGCGACGTGCGACCGGGCGAGCTGGTGGCGCGCCACGCGCCGGCCGCGCGCGTGCGCATCGCGGGCTTCTTCTGGCCCGAGTCGGCCGCCCGCATCGGCGGCGCGCCGTGGCTGTGGACGGAGCGCGTGGGCCAGGGCCGCGTGATCGGCTTCGCCGGCGACCCGAACATGCGCGACCAGTGGCGCGGGCTGCTGCCGCTGTTCGGGAACGCGGTCTTCCTGGGATCGACGTTCTAG
- a CDS encoding M28 family peptidase — MRRPRFIALSSAALVLAGCQLLPARTPAAPVYGGPDVPPALAAIDTATLRRDLFTLAGDSMRGREAGTLDEMRAAAWVADRAREIGLRPAGDDGTYFQFFPMRRLRTADGARVVLDGTPLEAWDEAAIVAPVDAALSQVPMIWIGTASGDSLRRLDLRGMAVAARLVAPARPPVSWISLRAWRYARAALNERIATLADAGASAVVLVADDSTDGAFASMLPQLRRGTYNVDSAGTARPTARIPAVWVRASQLARVRTARRLTLNLRAESFVYPSVNVVAVAPGRDSVARTEHVLFSGHHDHDGVRQPVEGDSIWNGADDNASVSVGMLAIARAWTRAPGRRSALFVWHGAEERGLLGSRWYAWKPTVPRASIVAVLNADMIGRNHPDSAALLGSQPPHRNSNALVDAALSANRRVAGFAIDSSWDRASHPEGWYFRSDHVPYARAGIPSIFFTTLLHADYHTPRDAPERIDVAKLARVAKWMYATGWAVSETAARPGVVPGFRLER; from the coding sequence GTGCGTCGTCCTCGCTTCATCGCCCTCTCCTCCGCCGCGCTCGTCCTCGCCGGCTGTCAGCTCCTCCCCGCGCGTACGCCCGCGGCACCCGTGTACGGCGGCCCCGACGTGCCGCCCGCGCTGGCGGCGATCGACACCGCGACGCTGCGGCGCGACCTGTTCACGCTCGCGGGCGACTCGATGCGCGGGCGCGAGGCGGGCACGCTGGACGAGATGCGCGCCGCCGCGTGGGTCGCCGACCGCGCGCGCGAGATCGGCCTCCGTCCCGCCGGCGACGACGGCACGTACTTCCAGTTCTTCCCCATGCGCCGGCTGCGCACCGCCGACGGCGCGCGCGTGGTGCTCGACGGCACGCCGCTGGAGGCGTGGGACGAGGCGGCGATCGTCGCGCCGGTGGACGCGGCGCTGAGCCAGGTGCCGATGATCTGGATCGGCACCGCGAGCGGCGACTCGCTGCGGAGGCTCGACCTGCGCGGGATGGCCGTCGCCGCGCGGCTGGTCGCGCCGGCGCGCCCGCCGGTGTCGTGGATCTCGCTGCGCGCGTGGCGCTACGCGCGCGCGGCGCTGAACGAGCGCATCGCGACGCTCGCGGACGCGGGCGCGTCGGCGGTGGTGCTGGTGGCCGACGACTCCACCGACGGCGCGTTCGCGTCGATGCTGCCGCAGCTGCGGCGCGGCACCTACAACGTCGACTCGGCCGGCACGGCGCGACCGACGGCGCGCATCCCCGCGGTGTGGGTGCGCGCCTCGCAGCTCGCGCGCGTGCGCACGGCGCGGCGGCTGACGCTCAACCTGCGCGCGGAGAGCTTCGTCTACCCGAGCGTCAACGTCGTCGCGGTGGCGCCGGGGCGCGACTCGGTGGCGCGCACGGAGCACGTGCTGTTCAGCGGCCACCACGACCACGACGGCGTGCGGCAGCCGGTGGAGGGCGACTCGATCTGGAACGGCGCCGACGACAACGCGTCGGTGAGCGTCGGCATGCTCGCCATCGCCCGCGCCTGGACGCGCGCGCCGGGCCGTCGCTCGGCCCTCTTCGTCTGGCACGGGGCCGAGGAGCGCGGGCTGCTGGGATCGCGCTGGTACGCGTGGAAGCCCACGGTGCCGCGCGCGTCGATCGTCGCGGTGCTCAACGCCGACATGATCGGCCGCAACCACCCCGACAGCGCGGCGCTGCTCGGCTCCCAGCCGCCGCACCGCAACTCGAACGCGCTGGTGGACGCCGCGCTCTCGGCCAACCGGCGCGTCGCGGGCTTCGCGATCGACTCGAGCTGGGACCGCGCGTCGCACCCGGAAGGGTGGTACTTCCGCAGCGACCACGTGCCGTACGCGCGCGCGGGGATCCCGTCGATCTTCTTCACGACGCTGCTCCACGCCGACTACCACACGCCGCGCGACGCGCCCGAGCGGATCGACGTCGCGAAGCTCGCGCGCGTGGCGAAGTGGATGTACGCGACCGGATGGGCCGTGTCCGAGACCGCCGCGCGGCCGGGCGTCGTGCCGGGCTTCCGATTGGAGCGGTAG
- a CDS encoding GNAT family N-acetyltransferase: protein MADPTPDVFALRVATPDDALLVARHRACMWRDMGRLQADTFDAMVQATAPALARLMREDRYHGWLLAYADRPHVVVAGAGVVLREQLPFPVDGGRAIRHGEQGLVINVYTEPAYRRRGLAERVMRALLAWAETRGLSSVILHASDEGRPLYERLGFVGTNEMRWAGTPVR, encoded by the coding sequence ATGGCCGATCCGACCCCCGACGTCTTCGCCCTCCGCGTCGCCACGCCCGACGACGCGCTGCTGGTCGCGCGCCACCGGGCGTGCATGTGGCGCGACATGGGGCGCCTGCAGGCCGACACCTTCGACGCGATGGTCCAGGCGACCGCGCCCGCGCTGGCGCGGCTGATGCGCGAGGACCGCTACCACGGCTGGCTGCTCGCGTACGCCGACCGGCCGCACGTCGTCGTCGCGGGCGCGGGCGTCGTCCTGCGCGAGCAGCTCCCGTTTCCCGTCGACGGCGGCCGCGCGATCCGCCACGGCGAGCAGGGGCTCGTCATCAACGTCTACACCGAGCCGGCCTACCGCCGGCGCGGCCTGGCCGAGCGGGTGATGCGCGCGCTGCTGGCGTGGGCGGAGACGCGCGGGCTGTCGAGCGTCATCCTGCACGCCTCCGACGAGGGCCGGCCGCTCTACGAGCGCCTCGGCTTCGTCGGCACCAACGAGATGCGCTGGGCGGGAACGCCGGTGCGCTGA
- a CDS encoding serine O-acetyltransferase yields the protein MTAPDAPDPTFVARLAGARTAYRLPARLRARSEQVARELLAVLFPALAPEAPACERQDVAAELVAVRASLSALLAAVVPEPDAVADRVMAALPAVYDALLEDARATHDGDPAAHSVDEVIAAYPGFYATACHRLAHLLHRCDVPLLPRLVSEFAHRETGIDIHPGATIGRAFAIDHGTGVVIGETAVLGDRVRLYQGVTLGAAAVAKALARTRRHPTLEDDVVVYANATILGGETVVGAGSVVGGNVWLTHSVPPGSVVTHASQVSRKSATWDGVEDFAI from the coding sequence GTGACCGCGCCCGACGCCCCCGATCCCACCTTCGTCGCCCGGCTGGCCGGGGCGCGCACGGCCTATCGGCTGCCGGCGCGGCTCCGCGCGCGGAGCGAGCAGGTCGCGCGGGAGCTGCTGGCGGTGCTCTTCCCGGCGCTGGCCCCGGAGGCGCCGGCGTGCGAGCGGCAGGACGTGGCGGCGGAGCTCGTGGCGGTGCGCGCGTCGCTCTCGGCGCTGCTGGCGGCGGTCGTCCCCGAGCCGGACGCGGTGGCCGACCGGGTGATGGCCGCGCTCCCCGCGGTCTACGACGCGCTGCTCGAGGACGCGCGGGCGACGCACGACGGCGACCCCGCGGCGCACAGCGTGGACGAGGTGATCGCGGCCTACCCGGGGTTCTACGCCACCGCGTGCCACCGGCTGGCGCACCTGCTCCACCGCTGCGACGTGCCGCTGCTGCCGCGGCTCGTGTCGGAGTTCGCGCACCGCGAGACGGGGATCGACATCCACCCTGGCGCCACCATCGGGCGGGCATTCGCCATCGATCACGGCACCGGCGTGGTGATCGGCGAGACGGCCGTGTTGGGCGACCGCGTGCGGCTGTACCAGGGCGTGACGCTCGGCGCGGCGGCGGTGGCGAAGGCGCTGGCCCGCACGCGCCGCCACCCGACGCTCGAGGACGACGTCGTGGTCTACGCCAACGCGACGATCCTGGGCGGCGAGACGGTGGTGGGCGCGGGGAGCGTGGTCGGCGGCAACGTCTGGCTGACGCACTCGGTGCCGCCGGGGAGCGTCGTGACGCACGCGTCGCAGGTGTCGCGGAAATCGGCCACCTGGGATGGAGTGGAGGACTTCGCCATCTGA
- a CDS encoding putative bifunctional diguanylate cyclase/phosphodiesterase has protein sequence MRTKIPPALRVYAALARRRWPLSYRGKLLAALVGAGCLPLIVVGALVAFGAEEGRVQAWAVIAAAVVGVAVGVTTAAITVGQLLAPVAITATALRHYLTKYTKPQLPTHFVDEAGMLMADAQHAIDRLDEIVVHVATYDRLTGLPNRILFRDQVRHAVAQARRDGRPIAICMLDVDGFTNVNLSMGHHAGDSLLTAVAQRLQTAMRETDILARMDGDEFAILCAGPVTVEGLDMLARRLLEAMARPFEVSGRREVTLGASIGITIFPTDDGDIEQLIGNATTAQCAVQAAGGNGYRFFSTELNARLHYRVSTEADLRHALDRDQLMLYYQPKVDVATGRVRGFEALLRWQHPTRGLVSPVDFIPIAEETGLIVPIGEWVLRRACSQIAEWRDAGLPVVTTSVNLSARQFKHADLVTVVRQVLEETGIDPALLELEVTESLLMEDTGRTVSTLQALRGHGVTISLDDFGTGYSSLGYLTRFPIDAIKLDKSFVCDVVTDRQNGAITTAIIDLGHSLGLSVVAEGVETREQFEYLAQRRCDVVQGFLFGRPVPAAAVPEVFAELGVVGYGDTPPELAVPAAVFSSRGGARVA, from the coding sequence ATGCGCACGAAGATCCCACCCGCCCTCCGCGTCTACGCCGCGCTCGCCCGCCGCCGCTGGCCCCTGTCCTACCGGGGCAAGCTGCTGGCGGCCCTCGTCGGCGCGGGCTGTCTGCCGCTCATCGTCGTCGGCGCGCTCGTCGCGTTCGGCGCCGAGGAGGGCCGCGTGCAGGCGTGGGCGGTCATCGCGGCGGCCGTCGTCGGTGTCGCCGTCGGCGTGACCACGGCCGCGATCACCGTCGGGCAGCTGCTGGCGCCCGTCGCGATCACCGCGACCGCGCTCCGCCACTACCTCACGAAGTACACGAAGCCCCAGCTCCCCACGCACTTCGTGGACGAGGCGGGGATGCTGATGGCCGACGCGCAGCACGCCATCGACCGGCTCGACGAGATCGTCGTCCACGTGGCGACCTACGACCGGCTGACGGGGCTCCCGAACCGCATCCTCTTCCGCGACCAGGTGCGCCACGCGGTGGCGCAGGCGCGGCGCGACGGGCGGCCGATCGCGATCTGCATGCTCGACGTCGACGGGTTCACCAACGTGAACCTCTCGATGGGCCACCACGCCGGCGACTCGCTGCTGACGGCGGTCGCGCAGCGGCTGCAGACGGCGATGCGCGAGACCGACATCCTCGCCCGCATGGACGGCGACGAGTTCGCGATCCTCTGCGCCGGCCCCGTGACGGTCGAGGGGCTCGACATGCTCGCCCGCCGCCTGCTCGAGGCGATGGCTCGCCCCTTCGAGGTCTCCGGGCGCCGCGAGGTCACCCTCGGCGCCAGCATCGGGATCACCATCTTCCCGACCGACGACGGCGACATCGAGCAGCTGATCGGCAACGCCACGACCGCGCAGTGCGCCGTGCAGGCGGCCGGCGGCAACGGCTACCGCTTCTTCTCGACGGAGCTGAACGCGCGCCTGCACTACCGCGTGTCCACCGAGGCGGACCTGCGCCACGCGCTCGACCGCGACCAGCTGATGCTGTACTACCAGCCGAAGGTGGACGTCGCGACCGGCCGCGTGCGCGGCTTCGAGGCGCTGCTGCGCTGGCAGCACCCGACGCGCGGGCTGGTCTCGCCGGTCGACTTCATCCCGATCGCCGAGGAGACGGGGCTCATCGTCCCGATCGGCGAGTGGGTGCTGCGGCGCGCCTGCTCGCAGATCGCCGAGTGGCGCGACGCGGGGCTGCCGGTGGTGACGACGTCGGTGAACCTCTCCGCGCGCCAGTTCAAGCACGCCGACCTGGTGACGGTCGTGCGGCAGGTGCTCGAGGAGACCGGGATCGACCCCGCGCTGCTGGAGCTCGAGGTCACGGAGTCGCTCCTCATGGAGGACACGGGCCGCACGGTCTCCACGCTGCAGGCGCTGCGCGGGCACGGCGTCACGATCTCGCTCGACGACTTCGGCACGGGCTACTCGTCGCTGGGCTACCTGACGCGCTTCCCGATCGACGCGATCAAGCTGGACAAGAGCTTCGTCTGCGACGTCGTCACCGACCGCCAGAACGGCGCGATCACGACCGCGATCATCGACCTCGGCCACTCGCTGGGCCTGAGCGTCGTGGCCGAGGGGGTGGAGACGCGCGAGCAGTTCGAGTACCTGGCGCAACGCCGGTGCGACGTGGTGCAGGGCTTCCTGTTCGGCCGGCCGGTGCCGGCGGCCGCGGTGCCCGAGGTCTTCGCGGAGCTCGGCGTCGTGGGCTACGGCGACACGCCGCCCGAGCTGGCGGTGCCGGCGGCCGTGTTCTCGTCGCGCGGCGGCGCGCGCGTGGCCTGA
- a CDS encoding ABC transporter ATP-binding protein: protein MPPPNAPQLPAPRSFRERVGALRNLPPFLALVWQTSPRLTVATLALRLARALLPVATLYVGKLIIDEVLLQARTPGAPATLGGWLASGRIDRLLWLLAAEFGLAVLSDVLGRVVSLVDSLMAERFSTTTSIRLMEHAATLDLEDFEDSELQDRLERARRQASGRMSLMSQLFGQAQDVITIASFAVGLMAYAPWLIALLLVALVPAFLGEAHFNARSYALLWARTPEQRELDYVRQTGASVETAKEVKIFGLHAFLIDRYRVLAAGFYEANRRLATRRAAWGGALTALGTAGYYVAYGFLAWRTLAGHFSIGDLTFLAGSFRRLRTLLEGLLSGFSSMAGQALYLDDLFSFFTIAPEIHSPPNPRPFPTPIREGFVFEDVGFIYPGAERWAVRHLNFTLRADEVLALVGENGAGKTTLVKLLARLYDPDEGRILLDGHDLREYDLDELRANVGVIFQDFVRYHLTAADNIAVGRIEARHDRARVQDAAERSLADEVIRRLPEGYDQIIGKRFRSGVELSGGEWQKVAIARAYMRDAQLLILDEPTAALDARAEFEVFERFKELSAGKTAVLISHRFSSVRMADRILVLADGTVEAMGTHEELLQQRGRYAELFELQAAGYR from the coding sequence ATGCCGCCCCCGAACGCTCCCCAGCTCCCTGCGCCCCGCTCCTTCCGCGAGCGCGTCGGCGCGCTCCGCAACCTGCCGCCGTTCCTCGCGCTGGTCTGGCAGACCAGCCCGCGCCTCACGGTCGCGACGCTGGCGCTCCGCCTCGCGCGCGCGCTGCTCCCGGTCGCGACGCTCTACGTCGGGAAGCTGATCATCGACGAGGTGCTGCTGCAGGCGCGCACGCCCGGCGCGCCCGCCACGCTCGGCGGGTGGCTCGCGAGCGGACGCATCGACCGGCTCCTCTGGCTGCTGGCGGCGGAGTTCGGGCTCGCGGTGCTCTCCGACGTCCTCGGACGCGTGGTGTCGCTCGTCGACTCGCTGATGGCGGAGCGCTTCTCGACGACGACGAGCATCCGGCTGATGGAGCACGCGGCGACGCTCGACCTCGAGGACTTCGAGGACAGCGAGCTGCAGGACCGGCTGGAGCGCGCGCGGCGGCAGGCGTCGGGGCGCATGTCGCTCATGAGCCAGCTCTTCGGCCAGGCGCAGGACGTCATCACGATCGCGAGCTTCGCGGTCGGGCTCATGGCCTACGCGCCGTGGCTCATCGCGCTGCTGCTGGTGGCGCTCGTGCCGGCGTTCCTGGGCGAGGCGCACTTCAACGCGCGCAGCTACGCGCTGCTGTGGGCGCGCACGCCGGAGCAGCGGGAGCTCGACTACGTGCGGCAGACGGGCGCCAGCGTCGAGACGGCGAAGGAGGTGAAGATCTTCGGCCTCCACGCCTTCCTCATCGACCGCTACCGCGTGCTGGCGGCGGGCTTCTACGAGGCGAACCGCCGCCTCGCCACGCGCCGCGCCGCGTGGGGCGGCGCGCTCACCGCGCTCGGCACCGCGGGCTACTACGTGGCGTACGGCTTCCTCGCGTGGCGCACGCTCGCGGGCCACTTCTCGATCGGCGACCTGACCTTCCTCGCGGGCTCGTTCCGCCGCCTGCGCACGCTGCTCGAGGGATTGCTGAGCGGCTTCTCGTCGATGGCCGGCCAGGCGCTCTACCTCGACGACCTGTTCTCGTTCTTCACGATCGCGCCCGAGATCCACTCGCCGCCGAACCCGCGCCCGTTCCCGACGCCCATCCGCGAGGGCTTCGTGTTCGAGGACGTGGGCTTCATCTACCCGGGCGCGGAGCGGTGGGCGGTGCGGCACCTGAACTTCACGCTGCGCGCCGACGAGGTGCTCGCGCTGGTGGGCGAGAACGGCGCCGGCAAGACGACGCTCGTGAAGCTGCTGGCGCGCCTCTACGATCCCGACGAGGGGCGCATCCTGCTCGACGGCCACGACCTGCGCGAGTACGACCTCGACGAGCTGCGCGCGAATGTCGGCGTGATCTTCCAGGACTTCGTGCGCTACCACCTCACCGCGGCCGACAACATCGCCGTCGGGCGCATCGAGGCGCGGCACGACCGCGCGCGCGTCCAGGACGCGGCCGAGCGGAGCCTCGCGGACGAGGTGATCCGCCGGCTGCCGGAGGGCTACGACCAGATCATCGGCAAGCGCTTCCGCAGCGGCGTCGAGCTGTCGGGCGGCGAGTGGCAGAAGGTGGCGATCGCGCGCGCCTACATGCGCGACGCGCAGCTGCTGATCCTCGACGAGCCGACGGCGGCGCTCGACGCGCGCGCGGAGTTCGAGGTGTTCGAGCGCTTCAAGGAGCTGAGCGCGGGCAAGACCGCGGTGCTGATCTCGCACCGCTTCTCGAGCGTGCGGATGGCGGACCGGATCCTCGTGCTCGCGGACGGGACCGTCGAGGCGATGGGCACGCACGAGGAGCTCTTGCAGCAGCGGGGGCGGTACGCGGAGCTGTTCGAGCTGCAAGCCGCCGGATACCGATGA